One window of Acidobacteriota bacterium genomic DNA carries:
- a CDS encoding NAD(P)/FAD-dependent oxidoreductase, protein MDLRICRRDFLNSTLLASGSLLLGPLSPRELLADGKDWTGYGGIGDYQNSNGNTAEVMDAAHQIRDHVFDSVPANAIDTGEIFDCVVVGGGISGLAGALFFHNQTGGKRSCMVLENHPMFGGEAKRNEFMVDGQRLMAPQGSDHFQIPYPYSFIARFYDMIGIDWHEFMYQKWESASPEIPLGRTFEAMPSPVGCYFGQKFGQQPGIWLIDPWKNKFKGAPISAAMRNELLLWKEKSENPENAPVFDYPGDAASRRLDGITLEEHMMEQGLSRETIRTMLVPDEGGGFGLGPDVLSAYTAYAFEELHSVDDSPATGWHAFPGGNAGIARHIVKTLIPGSFAGPHTLAAICGSKVNFAALDRPGQPTRVRLGATVVRVEHETQPRRSQIVWVTYTQGGTVYRLKARSVVMAGGCWTTKLVVRDLPARYKEAYAQFYRSPCMIANVAVRNWRFLYKLGISSAQWFEGLGSFTSVHKVPLFGGASATIGPDSPTVITLKVLYCYPGQPIKDQGNRGRMELLSTSYRKYERMIREQLTEMFSQSGFDARRDIAGIVLNRWGHAYVNPQPGFFFGKDGKPAPREILRAAPFGRIAFANTDLSATPDHKTAVLEAHRAVGQVLDQVID, encoded by the coding sequence ATGGACCTCAGGATTTGTCGCCGTGATTTCCTGAATTCCACTTTACTGGCTTCAGGGAGCCTGTTGTTAGGTCCTCTATCTCCGCGGGAATTGCTTGCCGACGGAAAGGATTGGACCGGGTACGGCGGCATCGGCGATTACCAGAACTCCAACGGAAACACAGCCGAAGTGATGGACGCGGCTCACCAGATTCGCGATCACGTCTTTGACAGCGTTCCCGCCAACGCCATCGATACTGGCGAAATCTTCGACTGTGTGGTAGTGGGCGGCGGGATCAGTGGATTGGCAGGTGCGCTTTTTTTCCATAATCAGACGGGAGGCAAGCGGTCCTGCATGGTCCTCGAAAATCACCCCATGTTCGGTGGCGAAGCCAAGCGGAACGAGTTCATGGTGGACGGTCAGCGCCTGATGGCACCACAGGGTTCAGATCATTTCCAGATTCCTTACCCTTACAGCTTCATAGCACGTTTTTACGACATGATAGGGATCGACTGGCACGAGTTCATGTACCAAAAATGGGAAAGTGCTTCTCCAGAGATTCCTCTCGGCCGGACCTTCGAAGCGATGCCATCGCCCGTTGGCTGCTACTTTGGGCAGAAGTTTGGCCAGCAGCCCGGAATCTGGCTGATCGACCCGTGGAAGAACAAATTCAAGGGTGCGCCGATTTCTGCTGCAATGAGGAATGAATTGCTCCTGTGGAAAGAGAAAAGTGAAAACCCGGAGAACGCGCCTGTGTTCGATTATCCAGGTGACGCCGCCTCCAGGCGCCTGGATGGAATTACTTTGGAAGAGCACATGATGGAGCAGGGATTGAGCCGGGAAACAATTCGCACTATGCTCGTCCCGGACGAAGGCGGCGGGTTTGGCCTGGGACCTGACGTGCTTTCGGCCTACACAGCATACGCTTTTGAGGAGTTGCATTCTGTGGATGACAGCCCGGCGACGGGCTGGCACGCCTTCCCAGGCGGGAACGCCGGAATAGCCCGCCACATTGTAAAAACTCTGATTCCAGGCTCTTTTGCCGGTCCCCATACGTTGGCCGCGATCTGCGGAAGCAAGGTCAATTTTGCGGCCCTTGACCGCCCTGGACAGCCCACGCGAGTCCGATTAGGAGCCACGGTCGTACGTGTTGAGCACGAAACGCAACCTCGGAGATCGCAAATCGTATGGGTCACTTACACACAAGGAGGAACGGTCTATCGCCTGAAGGCACGCTCGGTGGTGATGGCCGGTGGCTGCTGGACCACCAAGCTGGTAGTGAGGGATCTGCCCGCGCGTTATAAGGAGGCGTATGCGCAGTTCTATCGCTCGCCCTGCATGATTGCCAATGTGGCCGTGCGCAACTGGCGCTTTCTATACAAGCTGGGGATTTCCAGCGCTCAGTGGTTTGAAGGTCTCGGGTCGTTTACTTCCGTGCACAAGGTACCCCTGTTTGGCGGGGCTTCTGCGACCATCGGCCCGGATTCTCCAACCGTGATCACGCTGAAAGTTCTTTACTGCTATCCGGGACAGCCTATCAAAGACCAGGGCAACCGCGGCCGTATGGAACTCCTGTCAACGTCCTATCGCAAATACGAACGGATGATTCGCGAGCAACTGACAGAAATGTTTTCCCAATCCGGCTTCGACGCACGCCGCGACATTGCGGGAATCGTACTTAATCGGTGGGGCCACGCATATGTCAATCCTCAACCCGGATTCTTCTTTGGCAAGGATGGGAAACCAGCACCACGCGAAATCCTGCGGGCGGCGCCCTTCGGCAGGATCGCTTTTGCTAACACTGACCT
- a CDS encoding PAS domain S-box protein produces MPRRITESKVAGYPFALAGIAGVTIICVAFRQYVNETTVAMAMLLTVLLVAIFWGSKPALVASVFGLVCLNFFFLMASGFSAVEDTENFIALTTFLVTSLTVGQLSARAKQRAAEADVERKEAKRANAYNRTLLDSAIDPLMTIGKDGRITDVNPATEAATGHSRAELIGTDFSDYFSDPAMARAGYQRVFREGVVRNYALEIRHRDGHETPVLYNASVYHDETGDVAGVFAAARDITDRKKAEAALSESEANLRKAQGIAHVGSWLLDISTNKFSCSDEVYRIFGLRKTQAPTYEDFLSAIHPDDREMVKQSWGAALRGSPFNVEHRILVGERGKWVRERGTVEFDLDNKPIRGIGTVQDVTERRLAEDRLRRSSDEIHDLYNNAPCGYHSVDRDGTIVRMNYTELSWLGYSSVEVVGRKKLSDILTRESRKTYEECFANFKAEGVINDLEIDMVRKDGSVLPVLLSSTAVRDHDGNYVMSRSTVYDITARRSAEEAVRRLAQLQTVVAGLGEYALSGATLDKVMGEAVVRVSRALGTEFCRVMELLPGGDTCLLRWGVGWKPGYVGRATVSTGERSQAGFTLFSAEPVVTEDFRSEKRFAGSELLIEHGVVSGASVVIMTKEGPYGVLDAYSRNRRTFTGDEVSFLQAVSNILGSTIERFRAETQLLRINRANRALSLCNEAMVRATDEAEFLQRICDLIVEEGGYRFCWVGSADVNEAKSVRPLAHAGSEKGYLAALNITWADAERGRGPTGRSIRTRQMVLARNISTDPGMAPWREDALNRGYGSSIAIPLLVDSGVFGALNIYAAEPDAFGDEEVHLLAELANDLAFGITALRTRVEREKAEEGIRKLNAELEQRVIERTAELQAANTLKDEHLAREQAVTAELGRAHEREAEVGYKIQRTLLLDQPPVDVPGLRVAALTIPSQRIDGDFYVFFRHRDQCLDVIVGDVMGKGIPAALVGAATKSYFLKALSHLNAFSRDGKLPEPKEIVMLSHAEVVRQLIDLESFVTLTYARLDVNNRRLDLVDCGHTGIVQVHGDSGACDILHGDNLPLGVREGEIYDQISVPFESGDLFFFYSDGITEARNKAGELFGVERLLESIGVNSRLDPSAFIEAIRNSVVAFSGSESLADDLTGVAVRVESRETAVARADLEIRSDLRYLGEAREFVNSFCRSLPGPPLSHESIYSLELAVNEATCNIMKHAYHGRGDRWIYMEGEAFPSRVVLRLYHLGDPFDPSGLAPPALDGSRESGFGTYIISKSTDDVRYYRDERGMNCISLVKKRIT; encoded by the coding sequence ATGCCAAGACGCATTACTGAAAGCAAAGTAGCCGGCTATCCGTTCGCCCTGGCGGGCATCGCCGGGGTAACGATCATATGCGTGGCCTTTCGTCAGTACGTAAATGAGACCACCGTGGCAATGGCGATGCTGCTGACGGTGCTTTTAGTGGCGATCTTTTGGGGAAGCAAGCCGGCACTTGTTGCTTCGGTATTTGGCCTGGTCTGCCTTAATTTCTTTTTCCTCATGGCGTCAGGTTTTTCCGCTGTCGAGGATACGGAAAACTTCATCGCTCTTACGACGTTCCTGGTGACTTCTCTGACAGTAGGACAGCTTTCCGCAAGAGCAAAGCAGCGCGCCGCCGAGGCTGATGTTGAAAGGAAAGAAGCAAAACGTGCGAATGCATACAACCGGACCCTGCTGGATTCTGCAATCGACCCGCTCATGACCATCGGCAAAGACGGAAGGATCACAGACGTTAATCCTGCGACCGAAGCTGCTACAGGCCATTCCCGGGCGGAACTTATCGGTACGGATTTTTCGGACTATTTTAGTGATCCCGCCATGGCCAGGGCTGGATATCAGCGGGTATTCCGGGAAGGAGTTGTGCGCAACTACGCCCTCGAAATTCGCCATCGTGACGGGCATGAGACGCCAGTCCTTTACAACGCTTCCGTTTACCATGATGAAACCGGCGACGTCGCTGGTGTATTTGCCGCTGCTCGCGATATTACGGACCGAAAAAAGGCCGAAGCCGCCTTGAGCGAGAGCGAGGCCAACCTGCGGAAAGCACAGGGGATTGCACATGTCGGAAGCTGGCTTCTGGATATATCCACTAATAAGTTTTCATGTTCAGACGAAGTTTACCGTATCTTTGGCCTACGAAAGACCCAGGCCCCGACTTACGAGGATTTCCTGAGTGCCATCCACCCTGACGATAGAGAAATGGTCAAGCAATCGTGGGGCGCCGCGTTACGGGGGAGTCCGTTTAATGTCGAGCACAGAATTCTGGTCGGCGAACGCGGGAAATGGGTCAGAGAGAGAGGGACAGTAGAATTTGACCTGGACAATAAGCCCATCCGGGGTATTGGGACTGTCCAGGACGTAACGGAGCGGAGACTGGCGGAAGATCGCTTGAGGAGATCCTCAGATGAAATCCATGACCTTTATAACAATGCTCCATGTGGATACCACTCGGTCGACCGGGATGGGACCATTGTCCGAATGAATTACACAGAGCTTTCCTGGCTGGGGTATTCGAGCGTGGAAGTAGTGGGGCGCAAGAAACTTTCAGATATCCTCACACGGGAAAGCCGTAAAACTTACGAGGAATGCTTCGCGAATTTCAAAGCTGAAGGAGTGATTAACGACCTTGAGATTGACATGGTCCGGAAGGACGGTTCGGTTCTCCCTGTCCTGCTGAGTTCCACTGCCGTCCGCGACCACGACGGAAATTACGTGATGAGCCGGTCTACCGTATACGACATCACTGCGCGCCGGAGCGCGGAGGAAGCCGTCCGCCGCCTCGCGCAGCTCCAAACGGTTGTGGCTGGGCTGGGCGAATATGCATTGAGCGGAGCCACCCTTGATAAGGTGATGGGCGAAGCAGTAGTCCGGGTTTCCAGAGCGCTTGGGACCGAATTTTGCAGAGTAATGGAGTTGCTGCCGGGAGGCGATACCTGCTTGCTGAGGTGGGGCGTCGGTTGGAAGCCGGGATATGTAGGGCGTGCAACTGTCAGTACTGGTGAACGATCTCAGGCTGGCTTTACGCTGTTTTCGGCCGAACCTGTAGTGACTGAAGATTTTCGAAGTGAGAAGCGCTTCGCTGGCTCAGAATTGCTTATCGAACACGGCGTCGTTAGCGGCGCGAGCGTGGTCATCATGACGAAGGAAGGGCCTTACGGAGTACTGGACGCTTATTCGCGCAACCGGCGAACCTTCACCGGCGACGAAGTCAGTTTTCTTCAGGCAGTTTCCAACATCTTGGGTTCGACTATCGAACGGTTTAGGGCAGAGACGCAACTTCTAAGAATCAACCGGGCGAACCGGGCCCTCAGCCTCTGCAATGAAGCCATGGTTCGCGCCACGGATGAGGCAGAGTTCCTTCAACGAATATGCGACTTGATCGTGGAAGAGGGCGGTTATCGATTCTGTTGGGTGGGAAGCGCAGACGTGAATGAAGCAAAGTCCGTTCGTCCATTGGCGCACGCAGGCTCGGAAAAAGGTTATCTGGCCGCGCTGAACATTACCTGGGCTGATGCGGAACGGGGCCGGGGCCCAACGGGCAGGAGCATCCGCACCCGGCAGATGGTCCTTGCCAGGAACATATCGACCGACCCCGGGATGGCACCCTGGCGAGAAGATGCCCTCAATCGCGGCTATGGTTCCAGTATCGCAATCCCGCTGCTGGTGGACTCAGGTGTCTTCGGAGCGCTCAATATTTATGCTGCGGAGCCCGATGCTTTTGGCGACGAAGAAGTGCATCTTCTGGCGGAACTGGCCAACGATCTTGCGTTTGGAATCACGGCCCTGCGGACAAGAGTGGAGCGCGAAAAGGCAGAGGAGGGAATTCGCAAGCTGAATGCAGAATTGGAGCAGCGCGTCATCGAACGCACTGCTGAACTCCAGGCTGCCAATACCCTGAAAGATGAACACCTGGCGCGCGAGCAGGCGGTCACAGCTGAACTCGGGCGCGCCCATGAGCGTGAAGCCGAAGTTGGATATAAGATTCAACGAACCTTGCTACTCGATCAACCGCCGGTTGATGTGCCAGGGCTTCGAGTGGCTGCGTTGACGATCCCCTCGCAGCGAATCGATGGAGATTTTTACGTGTTTTTCAGACACCGCGACCAGTGCCTGGACGTTATCGTCGGGGATGTTATGGGCAAGGGAATTCCTGCTGCTCTGGTAGGAGCTGCCACCAAGAGTTACTTTCTGAAGGCGCTTAGCCATTTGAATGCCTTTTCCAGGGACGGTAAACTCCCCGAGCCTAAAGAAATTGTAATGTTGTCTCACGCCGAAGTCGTTCGGCAACTGATTGACCTGGAAAGCTTTGTCACGTTGACCTATGCGCGCCTTGATGTAAACAACCGGCGCCTCGACCTGGTCGATTGCGGGCATACTGGCATCGTTCAGGTTCACGGCGATTCGGGCGCCTGCGATATACTGCATGGGGACAATCTTCCCCTGGGAGTACGAGAAGGTGAAATCTATGATCAGATTTCGGTACCCTTTGAATCCGGAGATCTTTTTTTCTTTTACTCCGATGGAATAACTGAGGCACGGAACAAGGCTGGGGAATTATTCGGTGTTGAGCGCCTGCTTGAAAGTATTGGAGTGAACAGCAGGCTGGACCCTTCTGCCTTCATCGAGGCCATTCGGAACAGCGTCGTTGCCTTTTCGGGTAGTGAGAGCCTGGCTGACGATCTGACCGGCGTCGCGGTAAGAGTGGAAAGCCGGGAGACTGCTGTTGCCCGGGCGGATTTGGAGATCCGCAGTGATCTCAGATACCTGGGTGAGGCACGAGAATTTGTGAATTCTTTTTGCCGAAGTCTCCCCGGGCCACCCCTCAGCCATGAGAGCATTTACTCACTTGAACTTGCTGTTAATGAGGCCACCTGCAATATTATGAAACACGCTTACCATGGCCGGGGTGATCGCTGGATTTATATGGAGGGAGAAGCTTTCCCCAGCCGTGTCGTTTTGCGCCTGTACCATCTTGGCGACCCCTTTGACCCCTCAGGGTTAGCCCCGCCGGCGCTTGATGGTTCGCGGGAGTCTGGTTTTGGCACATACATTATTTCCAAGAGCACAGATGACGTGAGATACTATCGCGACGAGCGCGGCATGAACTGTATCAGCCTTGTTAAAAAGCGAATCACATAG
- a CDS encoding anti-sigma factor antagonist — protein sequence MEVAVDQIGEVGVAEVPVDELDASNAPEFKRDITPVVEKNKKLVLDMNRLHFVDSSGLGAILSCLRQLSAKGGDLKLCCMSKQVKAAFELVRMHRIFDIYPTREEAIRAFEP from the coding sequence ATGGAAGTAGCTGTTGATCAAATTGGGGAAGTAGGTGTTGCAGAAGTGCCAGTCGATGAACTGGATGCCAGCAACGCGCCGGAGTTCAAACGCGACATCACGCCTGTTGTGGAAAAGAACAAAAAGCTCGTGCTTGACATGAACCGGCTCCATTTTGTGGACAGTTCAGGGCTGGGAGCGATTCTCTCCTGCCTGCGGCAGTTGAGCGCCAAAGGTGGAGACCTGAAGCTTTGTTGCATGTCTAAGCAGGTGAAGGCGGCCTTTGAACTTGTGCGCATGCACCGGATCTTTGATATCTATCCCACCAGGGAGGAAGCCATTCGGGCATTCGAGCCCTAG
- a CDS encoding glycogen/starch/alpha-glucan phosphorylase produces MERKQVLPKLEYLPGGVSASSVADSIRRHVKYSLAEPWRDLSSNELLTAVALSVRDLLTERMLETEEYFRAGDFKSLSYISIEFLIGQSLSNHLHNLRIFELYRQACANLGIDLDSVEEAEGDAALGNGGLGRLAACFLDSLATLGMPAYGYGINYEYGLFKQEIDNGYQQEKPENWAAEGSPWEIGRPEAACLVPIYGHIEHALDRDGGYNPMWMGWKILIGVPYDMLISGYGGRVANILRLYSARSSMDFDMRIFNDGDYFKAVEQKIASETISKVLYPSDAVVAGRELRLVQEYFLAACAVRDTVQRFERNHNNFREFPEKIAIQLNDTHPALAVVELMRILVDEKALEWSDAWEITQATFGFTNHTLVPEALEQWPVPLLQYVIPRHLQIIYEINGRFLEHISTVCPGDPALLKRVSLIEESKPQQVRMTNLAMVGSHSINGVSAIHTGLIKTSLAPDLYKLCPEKFNNKTNGITPRRWLLKANPGLASLVTATIGDNWITDLAQLRKLEDHVGDTTFRAEFRKTKASNKVELARIIQDNVRVKVDPDSLFDVQVKRIHSYKRQLLNVLHITDQYLALIEDGRKPVVPRTHIFAGKAAPGYWKAKQVIKLIHEVARVINNDSRAQEWIKVVFLPDYRVSLAERIFPAVDLGEQISTAGMEASGTSNMKMTLNGAITIGTLDGANIEIRDEVGEENIFIFGHEAHELLDMRIRHTYQPRAYYDRDPRIKRIVDAFGSDLFSPRESGLFQWIYDDLLDENDEYFHLADLPSYLEAQEKASAAYCDPDRWTSMSLLNVSRVGRFSSDRVIAEYAREIWNLKAV; encoded by the coding sequence ATGGAAAGAAAGCAAGTTCTGCCGAAACTGGAATACTTACCTGGGGGAGTTTCCGCTTCTTCTGTTGCGGATTCAATCCGACGGCATGTTAAGTATTCTCTGGCGGAACCCTGGCGCGACCTTTCATCAAATGAGCTGCTCACAGCCGTGGCGCTCTCCGTTCGCGACCTCCTGACGGAACGGATGCTCGAGACTGAAGAGTATTTCCGCGCTGGGGATTTCAAGAGCCTCAGTTACATTTCCATTGAATTTCTCATTGGACAGTCACTTTCCAATCATCTGCACAATCTCCGCATCTTTGAACTTTACCGGCAGGCGTGTGCAAACCTCGGTATCGACCTGGACTCTGTGGAAGAAGCAGAAGGAGACGCCGCGCTGGGGAATGGTGGACTGGGCCGCCTGGCGGCCTGCTTTCTCGATTCACTCGCCACTCTGGGCATGCCTGCATATGGCTACGGTATTAACTACGAGTATGGCCTCTTCAAGCAGGAAATAGACAACGGATACCAGCAGGAGAAGCCCGAAAACTGGGCGGCGGAGGGCAGTCCGTGGGAAATCGGGCGACCTGAGGCGGCATGCCTCGTTCCCATCTATGGCCACATTGAGCACGCTCTTGATCGTGACGGCGGATACAACCCCATGTGGATGGGCTGGAAAATCCTGATCGGTGTTCCCTACGACATGTTGATTTCGGGCTACGGCGGAAGGGTCGCGAATATTCTGCGGCTCTATTCAGCTCGCTCGTCCATGGATTTCGACATGAGGATTTTCAACGATGGGGATTACTTCAAAGCGGTTGAGCAGAAGATCGCATCGGAGACTATTTCCAAGGTTCTCTATCCGTCCGATGCCGTGGTTGCCGGCAGGGAACTGCGCCTTGTGCAGGAATATTTTCTTGCGGCGTGCGCCGTCCGGGATACCGTTCAGAGGTTCGAGCGGAATCACAATAACTTCCGCGAGTTTCCTGAAAAGATTGCTATTCAACTGAACGATACGCATCCGGCCCTCGCTGTTGTAGAGTTGATGCGGATTTTGGTGGATGAGAAGGCACTGGAGTGGTCGGACGCGTGGGAAATCACACAAGCAACCTTTGGGTTCACCAACCACACGCTGGTGCCGGAGGCTTTGGAGCAATGGCCTGTGCCGTTGTTGCAATATGTGATTCCGCGCCATTTGCAAATTATTTACGAGATCAACGGACGCTTCCTCGAGCACATCTCAACCGTTTGCCCTGGAGATCCGGCGCTGCTGAAGAGAGTGTCTCTGATTGAGGAATCGAAGCCACAACAGGTGCGCATGACGAACCTGGCGATGGTTGGGTCTCATTCGATCAACGGAGTTTCCGCTATTCATACGGGTTTGATTAAGACATCACTGGCGCCCGACCTTTATAAGCTCTGTCCTGAGAAATTCAACAACAAGACCAATGGCATAACGCCACGCCGGTGGTTGCTGAAAGCCAACCCGGGACTCGCCAGCCTGGTAACGGCCACGATTGGCGATAACTGGATCACCGATCTTGCCCAGCTTAGAAAGCTTGAAGACCACGTTGGCGACACCACTTTTCGCGCTGAATTCCGAAAGACCAAAGCATCGAACAAGGTTGAATTGGCGCGAATCATTCAAGACAACGTGCGGGTCAAAGTGGACCCGGATTCTCTGTTTGATGTCCAGGTCAAGCGCATTCACTCCTACAAGCGGCAACTCCTGAACGTGTTGCATATAACCGATCAATACCTGGCGTTGATCGAGGACGGACGCAAACCGGTTGTGCCAAGAACGCATATCTTTGCCGGCAAGGCCGCGCCCGGTTATTGGAAAGCCAAGCAGGTTATTAAGCTGATTCATGAAGTGGCACGGGTAATCAACAATGACTCGCGTGCTCAGGAGTGGATCAAAGTGGTTTTTCTCCCTGATTATCGGGTCTCGCTGGCAGAGCGGATCTTTCCCGCTGTTGACCTTGGTGAGCAGATTTCAACGGCCGGCATGGAGGCTTCCGGGACCAGCAACATGAAGATGACGCTGAATGGCGCCATCACGATTGGCACCCTGGATGGAGCAAACATCGAGATTCGCGACGAGGTTGGAGAAGAGAATATTTTTATCTTCGGCCACGAGGCGCATGAGCTGCTGGACATGAGAATTCGGCATACGTATCAGCCTCGGGCATATTACGACCGTGATCCCAGAATTAAGCGCATCGTTGATGCCTTTGGCTCCGACCTTTTTTCTCCACGGGAATCAGGCCTATTTCAGTGGATTTATGACGATCTTCTTGATGAAAATGACGAATACTTCCATCTTGCGGATCTGCCTTCCTATCTGGAGGCTCAGGAAAAAGCAAGCGCTGCCTATTGCGACCCGGATCGATGGACATCGATGTCACTGTTGAATGTGTCGAGAGTCGGGAGATTCTCCAGCGATCGCGTCATCGCAGAATATGCCCGTGAGATATGGAACTTGAAGGCTGTTTGA
- the glgX gene encoding glycogen debranching enzyme GlgX: MPKDPQTSQPENPEKTDRPLKPTSDRRSAPSTEELAQLERLLRLCEVQSVRSGVPFPLGATLRANGVNFAIFSRHATGVRLDLFNRPEDAMPTRTILLNPTRNKTGDVWHVWLEGIRPGQLYAYRFAGPYAPHEGHRFNPDKLVVDTCAKAIAPVPGRSYRKALGYDPLSPLRDMSYSTLDSAATAPKCIVTHPDFDWQDDQPLRLPWESTIIYELHVRGFTIHPSSAVSFPGTYHGLTEKIPYLKDLGVTAVELMPVQEFNEFHMPRINPQTGRRLRNFWGYDPLNFFSPKAAYASVHEEGAQVLEFKEMVRDFHRAGLEIIVDVVFNHTVEGNEMGPTVCFRGIDNAIYYWLADDKRYYRDFSGTGQTLNATHPVVRDLILDALRYWVIEMHVDGFRFDLASVLGRDRNGNILSDAPLLERIAEDPILRDAKLIAEAWDAAGAYQVGGFSFYRWAEWNGHYRDDIRKFWRGDEGMAPYFASRITGSQDLYHRSGKGPECSINFVTCHDGFTMNDLVSYSQKHNEANGEGNRDGTNADYSNNYGAEGETNDAAIAAIRCRQIKNMLLTLAISRGVPMFLAGDEFRRTQLGNNNAYCQDNEISWVDWSLLKRNRDIFQFARGVLGLRRAHPVLRREAYYAEEELQWFDPKGKRPDWFDPRQKSLACLIRGENSPELFLIFNADNTGIRFALPVPRSGRWHLAVDTTRPTARNFYTLGAAVLLRNPSSYLIAGSAAVILETR; the protein is encoded by the coding sequence ATGCCGAAAGATCCCCAAACATCTCAACCCGAGAACCCTGAAAAAACCGACAGACCTCTAAAACCAACATCCGATCGCCGGAGCGCCCCAAGCACGGAAGAGCTTGCCCAACTGGAGAGGCTGCTAAGGTTGTGTGAAGTCCAATCGGTACGGTCGGGCGTCCCCTTCCCTCTGGGGGCAACCCTCCGGGCCAACGGTGTCAACTTTGCCATATTCAGCCGCCACGCAACAGGTGTGCGCCTGGACCTTTTCAACCGTCCTGAGGACGCCATGCCGACCCGGACCATTCTGCTGAACCCGACGCGGAACAAAACGGGCGATGTGTGGCACGTCTGGCTGGAAGGTATCCGTCCCGGGCAGCTCTATGCATATCGCTTTGCCGGACCCTATGCTCCACATGAAGGGCACAGGTTTAATCCCGACAAGCTTGTGGTAGACACCTGCGCCAAGGCAATCGCACCCGTTCCGGGCCGCAGTTATCGCAAGGCCCTGGGCTACGATCCCTTATCCCCGCTTCGGGATATGTCATATTCCACTTTGGATAGCGCCGCGACAGCCCCCAAGTGCATAGTGACGCATCCCGATTTCGACTGGCAGGATGACCAGCCGCTCCGGCTTCCCTGGGAATCAACCATCATCTACGAACTTCACGTGCGGGGCTTTACGATCCATCCGAGCTCCGCCGTTTCATTTCCAGGGACATACCACGGCCTGACCGAAAAGATCCCTTACCTGAAGGATCTCGGCGTAACTGCAGTGGAACTGATGCCGGTGCAGGAATTTAACGAGTTTCATATGCCGCGCATCAACCCCCAGACTGGCAGGCGCCTGCGCAACTTCTGGGGCTACGATCCGCTCAACTTTTTTTCTCCGAAGGCAGCATACGCCAGCGTGCATGAGGAAGGTGCGCAGGTCCTCGAATTCAAGGAGATGGTGCGGGACTTTCACCGCGCGGGACTCGAGATCATTGTCGACGTTGTGTTCAACCATACGGTCGAAGGCAACGAAATGGGGCCGACCGTCTGCTTTCGGGGTATCGACAACGCAATATACTACTGGCTTGCAGACGACAAACGATATTACCGCGACTTTTCCGGCACGGGCCAGACGCTGAATGCCACACACCCTGTGGTGCGCGACCTGATCCTGGACGCACTGCGCTACTGGGTAATCGAGATGCACGTGGACGGCTTTCGGTTTGATCTGGCATCGGTGCTGGGGCGGGACCGTAACGGCAATATCCTCTCCGACGCGCCTTTGCTGGAACGAATCGCAGAGGACCCAATCCTGCGCGATGCCAAGCTGATCGCCGAGGCGTGGGACGCCGCCGGAGCTTACCAGGTGGGAGGTTTTTCTTTCTATCGCTGGGCCGAGTGGAATGGGCATTACCGGGACGACATTCGAAAGTTCTGGCGGGGCGACGAAGGGATGGCCCCTTACTTCGCCAGCCGCATCACCGGAAGCCAGGATCTTTACCACAGATCAGGCAAGGGGCCGGAGTGCAGCATCAATTTCGTTACCTGTCATGACGGATTCACCATGAATGACCTGGTCAGCTATTCCCAGAAACACAACGAGGCGAACGGCGAGGGAAATCGTGACGGAACAAATGCAGACTACAGCAACAATTATGGTGCGGAGGGAGAAACGAACGACGCTGCAATTGCGGCAATCCGCTGCCGGCAGATCAAGAATATGCTGCTGACGCTGGCCATCTCTCGCGGCGTGCCCATGTTTCTTGCCGGAGACGAATTCCGCCGCACTCAGCTTGGAAACAACAACGCCTACTGCCAGGACAATGAGATCAGCTGGGTAGACTGGTCATTGCTTAAGCGGAACCGCGACATCTTTCAATTTGCCCGTGGCGTGCTTGGGCTCCGCCGGGCGCATCCCGTATTGCGCCGGGAGGCCTACTATGCTGAAGAAGAACTTCAGTGGTTTGATCCGAAGGGTAAGAGGCCGGACTGGTTCGATCCCCGCCAGAAGTCCCTGGCCTGCCTGATCCGCGGGGAGAATAGTCCCGAACTTTTCCTCATATTCAACGCTGACAACACCGGAATCAGATTTGCACTGCCGGTCCCGCGTTCTGGGAGATGGCACCTGGCTGTGGACACCACTCGTCCCACAGCTCGTAATTTTTACACTCTCGGGGCTGCAGTCTTGCTCAGAAATCCATCAAGTTATCTGATTGCGGGCAGCGCGGCGGTCATCCTTGAAACACGCTGA